In a genomic window of Diorhabda carinulata isolate Delta chromosome 8, icDioCari1.1, whole genome shotgun sequence:
- the LOC130896986 gene encoding uncharacterized protein LOC130896986 isoform X1, producing the protein MKMVKICAVKSCSSGYKTKKVKGEALGSVSFFQASTLTRLQDWSKSLGMNLKFSDYICQYHFQEKDIKMYDKIVIGNTIHLHYRLKKTLQPNALPTIEHQFKLIPEFQQEEITIKEENIKEEPIQEQQPEQVQQLEYNDQQQQNQFKQFQEQKYNIPDNHYEQQTFEVKQTIECMRQNIPVLPPNWLYTIKPNEIEFMRFDPASKQIKNHIVLNEDISVSVIFLTNERLNLDNKLTSSDEILNFLKYVERWPLCVGTQMDKSRYSNGCKGVIIGDETYKRNQMNPRCKSCRVLRYRLQKCKSSTLDKTSELKRRNENMTKQCKRLKKLNLKLKEEIFELKVQCARMSKNYQKKFEPLL; encoded by the exons ACCCTAACAAGATTACAAGATTGGTCTAAATCTCTAGGTATGAATTTGAAGTTCTCTGATTATATTTGTCAGTACCATTTTCAAGAGAAAGATATCAAAATGTATGACAAAATTGTTATTGGGAATACTATCCATTTACATTACCGTCTTAAAAAAACTCTTCAACCAAATGCATTGCCAACTATTGAACACCAGTTTAAATTAATACCTGAATTTCAACAggaagaaataacaataaaagaagaaaacataaaaGAAGAACCAATACAAGAACAACAACCTGAACAAGTACAACAATTGGAATACAATGACcaacaacaacaaaatcaatttaaacaatttcaagAACAGAAATATAACATACCAGACAATCACTACGAGCAACAAACATTTGAAGTCAAACAGACAATAGAATGCATGAGGCAAAACATTCCAGTACTACCACCGAATTGGTTATATACAATAAAACCTAATGAAATTGAGTTTATGAGGTTCGATCCTGCAagtaaacaaattaaaaaccaCATTGTTCTAAATGAAGATATATCTGTTTCA GTAATTTTCCTCACTAATGaacgattaaatttagataataaGCTAACTTCATcggatgaaattttaaattttttaaaatatgttgagAGGTGGCCATTATGTGTTGGCACTCAAATGGACAAAAGCAG ATATTCAAATGGATGTAAAGGCGTTATAATTGGTGATGAGACTTACAAAAGAAATCAAATGAATCCTCGGTGCAAATCATGCAGAGTTCTTCGTTATCGGTTACAGAAATGCAAGAGTAGTACTTTAGATAAAACAAGTGAATTGAAACgacgaaatgaaaatatgacCAAGCAGTGTAAACGTTTAAAGAAATTG aatctaaaactaaaagaagaaatttttgaattgaaagtgCAATGTGCACGTATGTCCAAGAATTACCAGAAGAAGTTCGAGCCATTGTTGTGA